From a single Sorghum bicolor cultivar BTx623 chromosome 5, Sorghum_bicolor_NCBIv3, whole genome shotgun sequence genomic region:
- the LOC8066681 gene encoding probable calcium-binding protein CML45: MENSSCAAACHFLVLQEACVINLFLKFLTCWSVSVFQIHLPCSCKCCNCNHSSSEKVTQTPVITTDKEVIERRKKDQDNKTALTQEDIKTVMISIGFNLDQENSMAIGNVSIPRIFDDDEPSLQEVREAFLVFDHNNDGYFDASDLQRVLKSLGLGEGVGMDDCEQMIAKYDMNKDRRIDVSEFTKVLESGINLLN, from the coding sequence ATGGAGAATTCATCGTGCGCTGCAGCATGCCATTTTCTGGTCCTGCAAGAGGCATGTGTTATCAACCTCTTCCTCAAATTCCTCACCTGCTGGTCCGTCTCAGTGTTCCAGATTCACCTCCCCTGCTCATGCAAATGCTGCAACTGCAACCATAGCTCTTCTGAGAAGGTGACACAGACACCGGTTATTACCACAGACAAAGAAGTAATAGAGAGAAGGAAAAAAGATCAAGATAATAAGACGGCCCTGACACAAGAAGATATCAAGACGGTAATGATAAGCATAGGTTTTAATTTGGATCAAGAGAACAGCATGGCCATTGGCAATGTTTCTATACCTCGGATTTTCGACGACGACGAGCCAAGCTTGCAGGAGGTACGGGAGGCATTTTTGGTGTTTGATCATAATAATGATGGGTACTTCGACGCATCGGATTTGCAGCGAGTGCTCAAGAGTCTAGGACTAGGGGAAGGTGTAGGGATGGATGATTGCGAGCAGATGATCGCCAAGTATGACATGAACAAGGACAGGAGAATAGATGTTTCTGAGTTTACCAAGGTTTTGGAGTCTGGCATTAATTTGCTAAACTAA